A section of the Streptomyces sp. SCL15-4 genome encodes:
- a CDS encoding DUF58 domain-containing protein — protein MALTGRAALLAALGSVPVGILEPSWTGILAVNGPLALACVCDYALAAPVRSLRLSRSGDTAVRLGDPADVTLTVTNPSRRPLRARLRDAWPPSAWQPGTETEASRHRLTVPPGERRRVTTTLRPARRGDRQADRVTIRSYGPLGLFTRQGAHHVPWTVRVLPPFTSRKHLPSKLARLRELDGRTSVLTRGEGTEFDSLREYVPGDDTRSIDWRATARQSAVAVRTWRPERDRHILLVLDTGRTSAGRVGDVPRLDASMDAALLLAALASRAGDRVALLAYDRRVRALVQGRAAGDVLPSLVNAMATVEPQLVETDARGLSATALRAAPRRSLIVLLTSLDAAPVEQGLLPVLPQLTQRHTVLVASVADPHIARMARARGNVDAVYEAAAAARAQDERRRTAEQLRRHGVTVVDATPDDLAPALADAYLSLKAAGRL, from the coding sequence ATGGCACTCACCGGACGCGCCGCCCTCCTCGCGGCCCTCGGCTCGGTCCCCGTCGGCATCCTGGAACCGAGCTGGACGGGCATCCTCGCGGTCAACGGGCCCCTCGCACTGGCCTGCGTCTGCGACTACGCACTGGCCGCGCCGGTGCGCAGCCTGCGCCTGTCCCGCTCCGGCGACACCGCCGTCCGCCTCGGTGATCCCGCTGACGTCACGCTGACGGTCACCAACCCGAGCCGCCGGCCCCTGCGAGCCCGGCTCCGCGACGCCTGGCCGCCGAGCGCCTGGCAGCCGGGCACCGAGACCGAGGCATCCCGGCACCGCCTGACCGTGCCCCCGGGCGAGCGCCGCCGCGTGACGACCACACTGCGTCCCGCCCGCCGCGGCGACCGCCAAGCCGACCGTGTGACCATCCGCTCCTACGGTCCCCTCGGGCTGTTCACCCGCCAGGGCGCCCACCACGTGCCCTGGACCGTACGAGTCCTGCCCCCGTTCACCAGCCGCAAGCACCTCCCGTCGAAACTCGCCCGATTGCGTGAACTCGACGGCAGGACCAGCGTGCTGACACGAGGGGAGGGAACGGAGTTCGACAGCTTGCGCGAGTACGTCCCCGGGGACGACACCCGGTCCATCGACTGGCGCGCCACGGCCCGGCAGTCCGCCGTCGCCGTCCGCACCTGGCGTCCCGAACGCGACCGGCACATCCTGCTGGTCCTGGACACCGGCCGTACCTCGGCCGGCCGCGTGGGCGACGTCCCGCGCCTGGACGCCTCCATGGACGCGGCCTTGCTGCTGGCGGCCCTCGCCTCGCGCGCGGGCGACCGGGTGGCGTTGCTGGCCTACGACCGCCGGGTGCGCGCTCTGGTCCAGGGCCGTGCGGCCGGTGATGTTCTGCCTTCTCTGGTCAACGCGATGGCCACGGTCGAGCCGCAGCTCGTGGAGACCGATGCGCGTGGTCTCAGTGCCACCGCTCTGCGCGCCGCGCCCCGCCGGTCCCTGATCGTGCTTCTCACGTCGTTGGACGCGGCACCGGTGGAGCAGGGCTTGCTGCCCGTGCTTCCCCAGCTCACTCAACGCCATACCGTGCTGGTCGCGTCGGTGGCGGATCCGCACATTGCCCGCATGGCGCGGGCACGGGGGAACGTGGACGCCGTGTACGAGGCGGCGGCAGCGGCTCGTGCGCAGGACGAGCGCCGGCGCACCGCGGAACAGCTCCGTCGTCATGGGGTGACGGTGGTGGACGCGACTCCGGACGACCTGGCGCCGGCGCTCGCGGACGCGTATCTGTCGCTGAAAGCGGCGGGTCGGCTCTGA
- a CDS encoding DUF4350 domain-containing protein — MTTGAPPATTSTAPTGRQVWTRTRGLALAAVLILAAAVAMAAVRSTARHGELDPRSADPYGSRAVAELLGQRGVSTRVVTTLDAARSAAGPDTTLLVAVPDRLTHRQQTHLRTATAASGGRTVLVAAGSWSVERLAPGVTADPAVSGDSTLAPHCALPEARRAGTADTGGVRYTTTHLDADSCYPSERLATLLRIPAASGDGDTVVLGAPDILYNERLDEQGNASLALQLLGSRPHLVWYLPSLSDASGARTGDQKDFFDLLPSGWLWATVQLFVAAALAAFWRARRFGPLVAEKLPVAIRASETTEGRARLYRKANARDRAADALRSATRTRLAPLLGIPAAQAHTPEALLPALSARLTGDGQTLHPLLFGPPPGDDAALIALTDQLDTLEREVRRS, encoded by the coding sequence CGCGCTCGCCGCCGTCCTGATCCTGGCCGCGGCCGTCGCCATGGCCGCCGTACGCTCCACCGCCCGTCACGGCGAACTGGACCCACGCTCCGCCGACCCCTACGGCAGCCGGGCCGTCGCCGAACTCCTCGGCCAGCGAGGCGTCTCGACACGCGTGGTGACCACCCTCGACGCGGCGCGTTCCGCCGCCGGCCCCGACACCACCCTGCTGGTCGCCGTCCCCGACCGGCTGACCCACCGTCAACAGACGCACCTGCGCACGGCGACGGCGGCCTCCGGCGGGCGTACCGTCCTGGTCGCGGCCGGCAGCTGGTCCGTCGAGCGACTGGCCCCCGGGGTCACCGCGGACCCCGCCGTCAGCGGCGACTCCACGCTCGCCCCGCACTGCGCGCTGCCCGAGGCCCGGCGCGCGGGCACCGCCGACACCGGCGGCGTCCGCTACACCACCACCCACCTCGACGCCGACTCCTGCTACCCCAGCGAGCGCCTCGCCACCCTGCTGCGCATCCCCGCGGCCTCCGGGGACGGCGACACCGTCGTGCTCGGCGCGCCCGACATCCTCTACAACGAACGCCTCGACGAACAGGGCAACGCCTCGCTCGCCCTTCAACTCCTCGGCTCCCGTCCCCATCTGGTCTGGTACCTCCCCTCGCTGTCCGACGCCTCCGGTGCCCGGACGGGCGACCAGAAGGACTTCTTCGACCTGCTCCCCTCGGGGTGGCTCTGGGCCACCGTGCAACTCTTCGTCGCGGCGGCCCTCGCCGCCTTCTGGCGGGCCCGCCGCTTCGGCCCTCTCGTGGCCGAGAAACTCCCCGTCGCGATCCGCGCCTCAGAGACCACCGAAGGCCGGGCCCGCCTCTACCGCAAGGCGAACGCCCGCGACCGCGCGGCAGACGCTCTGCGCTCTGCCACCCGCACCCGCCTCGCGCCCCTCCTCGGCATCCCCGCCGCCCAGGCCCACACGCCCGAGGCCCTGCTTCCCGCTCTCTCCGCCCGCCTCACCGGCGACGGGCAGACCCTGCACCCCCTCCTCTTCGGACCGCCGCCCGGCGACGACGCGGCCCTCATCGCACTCACCGACCAACTCGACACCCTCGAAAGAGAGGTACGCCGTTCATGA
- a CDS encoding MoxR family ATPase, with translation MTEPTTDTAGQSGDAATARAALEALRAEIAKAVVGQDPAVTGLVVALLCRGHVLLEGVPGVAKTLLVRALASALELDTKRVQFTPDLMPSDVTGSLVYDTRTAEFSFQPGPVFTNLLLADEINRTPPKTQSSLLEAMEERQVTVDGTPRPLPEPFLVAATQNPVEYEGTYPLPEAQLDRFLLKLTIPLPSRQDEIDVLTRHASGFDPRDLRAAGVRPVAGPADLAAARAAVAGTTVSPEITAYVVDICRATRESPSLTLGVSPRGATALLATSRAWAWLTGRDYVIPDDVKALALPTLRHRVQLRPEAEMEGVSADSVINAVLAHVPVPR, from the coding sequence ATGACGGAACCGACCACCGACACCGCCGGGCAGAGCGGGGACGCGGCCACCGCCCGCGCCGCGCTGGAAGCCCTGCGCGCCGAGATCGCCAAAGCCGTGGTCGGCCAGGACCCCGCCGTGACCGGCCTCGTCGTCGCCCTCCTCTGCCGCGGACACGTACTACTAGAAGGAGTCCCCGGGGTCGCCAAAACGTTGCTCGTCCGCGCCCTCGCATCCGCATTGGAACTCGACACCAAGCGCGTCCAGTTCACCCCCGACCTGATGCCGAGCGACGTCACCGGCTCCCTCGTCTACGACACCCGCACCGCCGAGTTCTCCTTCCAGCCCGGCCCGGTCTTCACCAACCTCCTCCTCGCGGACGAAATCAACCGCACGCCGCCCAAGACCCAGTCCTCGCTGCTGGAGGCCATGGAGGAACGCCAGGTCACGGTCGACGGCACCCCGCGCCCGCTCCCCGAGCCGTTCCTGGTCGCCGCGACCCAGAACCCGGTGGAGTACGAGGGCACCTACCCGCTCCCGGAAGCCCAGCTGGACCGCTTCCTGCTGAAACTGACGATCCCCCTGCCCTCACGCCAGGACGAGATCGACGTCCTGACCCGGCACGCCTCGGGCTTCGACCCGCGCGACCTGCGCGCCGCCGGTGTACGACCGGTCGCCGGCCCCGCCGATCTGGCCGCGGCCCGCGCCGCGGTCGCCGGGACGACCGTGTCGCCGGAGATCACCGCCTACGTCGTGGACATCTGCCGCGCCACCCGCGAGTCGCCGTCGCTCACCCTGGGCGTCTCCCCGCGCGGCGCCACCGCCCTGCTCGCCACCTCACGTGCCTGGGCCTGGCTGACCGGCCGCGACTACGTCATCCCCGACGATGTGAAGGCCCTGGCCCTGCCGACCTTGCGGCACCGCGTCCAACTGCGGCCCGAGGCCGAGATGGAGGGCGTGAGCGCCGACTCGGTCATCAACGCCGTCCTCGCCCACGTCCCGGTCCCCCGCTGA